In the genome of Arachis stenosperma cultivar V10309 chromosome 6, arast.V10309.gnm1.PFL2, whole genome shotgun sequence, the window ATCCAGTAAATAAAAGCATAATATTGTCGATTGCTACATGTGGCCAATGAATTCAAATAGTTTAAGGAACATTTTGACAACATCATTTCAGATTAAAGAAATGTAACTTCATGTCATTGAATGATAACTATATGCACATAAACACATATACACAGAAATATTGATCACTCTATTACAAAGAGGATCTCCATGacgaaaatcaattaacaaagagcttaaaggaaaaaaaaattgactggGTAATATAACACATACCGTGCAGCATATTCTGAGAAATGTTTCCCAGGTTGGCGCTGCCTTAAAGTGTGTAAATCACCGCCAGGACAGTATTCCATCACCAAACAGGAGAATCTGTCAGTCTCAAAATGTGTATACAAAGTTGGTAGAAATGGATGATCCAGCAACTGCAGTATCTCCCTCTCTGTCTGTGCTCTAGTGAGCTTCTTTCTGACTGCTAGGGACGCTTTATCCATAACTTTCATCGCAAAATAACAGCGTGTCCCGCTCAGCTCCGACAGATACACACTTCCAATATCTCCACAGCCAAGTCGTTTGAGTAACCTGAAGTGACTCATGCCTAGAATTCCATCCCTTAATCGGATGGCAAGGATAGCATTCCACCTAGGATCATTTCCTTTGTGAGGCTTATTGGCACTACCAGTGATGTTGCTCCAGTTGCTGTCATCACTAAGGCCGCTGCTATCACTTGGCCGACTAGCACTAGTTTTCGCACTCTCCAGCGAATCCCCCCTTATACTCCCTTTAGTACTATCACAGTTTCTGTCTAAACTAAGCATGCCATCACTAGTCATTGCGTCACTCCGATATGTACTTGCACAACTATTAACGATGCTCATTGCTCTGACAATGCCGGTGCTATCAATGCTGCTAAGTGGACTCACATTGCCACTAGGAGGCAAAGAAGCATCCCAAACACATTCCTTTTCCTCAGAATCTGCAGGGAGTATAGAGTTCTCGGTATTCTGTGATTCTCGAGGACCCCAAATTGGTGAGGATACATGTCTCATGTCATTAAATTCTTCAACAAGACTTTCTTCAGGGGATACAACAGCTGGGCTTGGTTTCTTTGCAGGAACATGAATTGAGAGATCTTCTATGAAAGGACCCTTCATGGACATGCTCTTCATTAAGCATCTAGCCTCGGATTTGCCTTGACCTATTGGTACATAGACCGTTCTCATAAGATCTGTATCAACAGGTTCCGGGGGATGACTGGCACCGGCAAATGAACTAGAACCACTGTCCTCCAATGAATCACTGCTTCCCTTCAATGAGTCAAAATCAAGCACCAGTTCTTCTGGTTCTAGTAAAGAGGCCTTTCCTTTCCACATTCCAGGGGGTGCCGGGGCAAAACAGAGAGATTCTTCAGAACTCCGAGATTCGAATACCATATCATCTCTTTCCAAAAAGAATCGTGCATTTGACAACTGAGCCACTTCTCTGATGGAAGCCAGACGCATAGCAGGCATATCCCTGGCTTTTGACAACTGATTCACTTCTCTTCCATAATTCACACGAACACTTACAACCTCCGACCCATTTCGTCTCTGACCACCCTCCTTTGCTGTAGCCATGTGTGCATTTGATACCTCCACCAGTGTAGGCAAGGTCCGTGGAGGTGCCTTCAGCTCTGCAACCCTCTCCATATCCCAATATCACATAAAGAACATAAAGATGCTGcaaatagattaaaaaaaagaagGTTCAATCAATGTTAGGTTCACATACTTAACttggaataataaataaaaaattatcagcAAACAAGATGatgaacacaacataaaaa includes:
- the LOC130935002 gene encoding serine/threonine-protein kinase D6PK-like, which translates into the protein MERVAELKAPPRTLPTLVEVSNAHMATAKEGGQRRNGSEVVSVRVNYGREVNQLSKARDMPAMRLASIREVAQLSNARFFLERDDMVFESRSSEESLCFAPAPPGMWKGKASLLEPEELVLDFDSLKGSSDSLEDSGSSSFAGASHPPEPVDTDLMRTVYVPIGQGKSEARCLMKSMSMKGPFIEDLSIHVPAKKPSPAVVSPEESLVEEFNDMRHVSSPIWGPRESQNTENSILPADSEEKECVWDASLPPSGNVSPLSSIDSTGIVRAMSIVNSCASTYRSDAMTSDGMLSLDRNCDSTKGSIRGDSLESAKTSASRPSDSSGLSDDSNWSNITGSANKPHKGNDPRWNAILAIRLRDGILGMSHFRLLKRLGCGDIGSVYLSELSGTRCYFAMKVMDKASLAVRKKLTRAQTEREILQLLDHPFLPTLYTHFETDRFSCLVMEYCPGGDLHTLRQRQPGKHFSEYAARFYAAEVLLALEYLHMLGVVYRDLKPENVLVRDDGHIMLSDFDLSLRCTFSPTLIRTSDGDPKRGGAFCVQPVCIEPSSACIQPACFIPRLFPQKNKKSRKPRVEPGLPSSTMPELVAEPTQARSMSFVGTHEYLAPEIIKGEGHGSAVDWWTFGIFLHELLYGKTPFKGSGNRATLFNVVGQQLRFPESPATSYASRDLIRGLLVKEPQNRLGVKRGATEIKQHPFFEGVNWALIRCSTPPEVPRPVETEPPPKFAPIDNTAAAAAAAAVSSTSKRMVGTEMRPEGKFLDFEFF